The nucleotide sequence TATAGTTTAAAAGAGGCCGCATAGTTCAACTGGATAGAATATCAGATTCCGGTTCTGAAGGTTGGAGGTTCGACTCCTCTTGCGGTCACGGAAAAAAAAGCAGGTTGCTAATTAGCAACCTGCTTTTTTATATACCTTATAAATATACTTTATAAAATGAAATCGGTGTTGATGAAGTTAGAAGCGCCGGTGCGGAGGAGGTTCTCTACTATTCTGTCGTTGTAGTCGTTGTTTTGGAACGATACAAAAGTGCGGATAGAGAACGAGCGTAAGGCATCGTGTACGCTTAGGGTACCCACAGCAGAGTCTTTTCTACCAGTGAAAGGGAATACATCGGGGCCTCGCTGACACAAGCTGTTGAGGTTCACACGGCAGAGCATATTCACCAACATATCGATGAGAGGAGAGAGCTCGTGTGGGTCTTCGCCAAACAGACTGATTTGCTGTCCGTATTTAGAATCGGAAATCTCATCTATAATCTCGTTGATATTGGAGAACGGTTTTACTGGAATAAGAGGCCCAAACTGCTCTTCGTTATACACTCGCATTTCCTTGGTAACGGGATAAAGTACCGCGGGGAAAATGAAGTTATCAGTGCGCTGACCACCTTTTTTATTCTGAATAGTAGCGCCTTTGGCAAGAGCATCATCTATGAGTTCTTGTAAGAAAGCAGGTTTATCGACCTCAGGTAGGGGAGTGAGAGCTACTTTTTCGTCCCACGGATTACCAAACTTCAGCGCATCGACCTTTTCGGCAAAACGCTTGAGAAACTCATCTTTAATCTTGGCGTGTACGTAGAGGATTTTTAGAGCTGTACAACGCTGTCCGTTGAAAGACAAAGCTCCTTTCACGCATTCGTTTACTGCCAAATCAAGATTGGCGTCAGGAAGTATTACCCCAGGGTTTTTAGCTTCCAACCCAAAGACAAGGCGCAAGCGGTTTTTCTTAGGGTGCTGGTCTTGCAGTGCAATAGCTGTCTTGCTGTTGCCTATGAGTGCCAATACATCTACCTTACCACTCTCCATAATGGGTGGTGCAACGGTGCGACCGCGTCCGTAAAGAATATTGATCACCCCACGAGGGAAGGAGTTTTGGAAGGCTTCCAATAGAGGCGTGAAGAGTAATACCCCGTGTTTAGCGGGCTTAAAAATCACTGTGTTGCCCATAATAAGTGCAGGGATAATCAGTGCAAAGGTTTCATTCAGTGGGTAGTTATAAGGGCCTAAACAGAGTACAACTCCTAAGGGGCCACGACGAATGAGGGCATAGACTCCATCGCGTTGTACGAATTTAGACGACTCGTTATCGAGTTCCTTATAAGCATTGATAGTGTCGTAGATGTACTCTACGGTACGGTCAAATTCCTTATGCGAGTCGTCCAGGTTTTTGCCGATTTCCCACATCATCAGTTTTACGACCTCATCGCGTTGCTTTTCCATTTGTTTTACAAACTTGAGCATTGCGGAGATGCGGTCTTTTACTTTCATTGTAGGCCACAAACCTTTACCTTTGTTATAAGCCTCAGTAGCCGAATGAAGGGCTTCTAAAGCATCAGCTTTGCCTAACGAAGGCACGCTACCCAAGAGGGTGCGTTCATACTTTTCAGTAGAAGAAATAGTGGAATAGATATTGGTGAACTCACCTTTCCACTCACGGAGTTCGCCATCGATAAGGTAAGTGTCTTGGCGAAAGGGTTTTACTTGAAATTGTTCTGGTATATTCATAATTTTTTAATTAGCAAATTAGTAAATTAGCAAATGAGTAGGGTATGTATATTTGCTAATTATCACATTAACAAATTAGCAAATTGTCATACTCTTCCTTTGAGGGCGTTGAATACCCAAGCAATAGCAAAAAAGCCGATGCCTACTGCTCCGAATCCAAAGCCTGCTACTTCGTTGTATTTAAAGGCTCCTAAAGCGATAAGCCCTAAGCCTACTACTATCATTATGAGGGTTGCCCACCCTAATACAGCATTTTTATTCATTATTATGATTACAAGTATCGGTTATCAGTAGGCAAAAGTAGAAAATAATTAGCAAATGAACAAATTTTTAATTAATGGTTAGTGGTTAGTGGTGAAATTTTGAGAGGATTGTACAAAGCTTATAGGATAATTGAATAATGAGTGGGTCTATAGTGGGTCTATAGTGGGTCTACAGTGGGTCTACAGTGGGTCTACAGTGGGTCTACAGTGGGTCTACAGTGGGTCTACAGTGGGTCTACAGTGGGTCTACAGTGGGTCTACAGTGGGTCTACAGTGGGTCTACAGTGGGTCTACAGTGGGTCTACAGTGGGTCTACAGTGGGTCTACAGTGGGTCTACAGTGGGTCTACAGTGGGTCTACAGTGGGTCTACAGTGGGTCTACAGTGGGTCTACAGTGGGTCTACAGTGGGTCTACAGTGGGTCTACAGTGGGTCTACAGTGGGTCTACAGTGGGTCTACAGTGGGTCTACAATGAATAAAAGACAGTGTGAGTTACGCGGACAGATATAGAAAAGACAAAGGTAACCTCCTTCTTACACATACCCAGCTTTCGCTGTACACATACCCAGCTATCGCTGGCTACCTCCAAAGGGGGAATTGTAGCGATGCAAAGACGAAGAATGGACGAAAAATGGACGAAAAATGGACGAAGAAAAAGTGAAGCTAAGTTAAAGGTAAGGTAGAGATAAAAAGAGGGTTATTG is from Capnocytophaga ochracea DSM 7271 and encodes:
- a CDS encoding CAL67264 family membrane protein; translated protein: MNKNAVLGWATLIMIVVGLGLIALGAFKYNEVAGFGFGAVGIGFFAIAWVFNALKGRV
- a CDS encoding NADP-dependent glyceraldehyde-3-phosphate dehydrogenase, whose amino-acid sequence is MNIPEQFQVKPFRQDTYLIDGELREWKGEFTNIYSTISSTEKYERTLLGSVPSLGKADALEALHSATEAYNKGKGLWPTMKVKDRISAMLKFVKQMEKQRDEVVKLMMWEIGKNLDDSHKEFDRTVEYIYDTINAYKELDNESSKFVQRDGVYALIRRGPLGVVLCLGPYNYPLNETFALIIPALIMGNTVIFKPAKHGVLLFTPLLEAFQNSFPRGVINILYGRGRTVAPPIMESGKVDVLALIGNSKTAIALQDQHPKKNRLRLVFGLEAKNPGVILPDANLDLAVNECVKGALSFNGQRCTALKILYVHAKIKDEFLKRFAEKVDALKFGNPWDEKVALTPLPEVDKPAFLQELIDDALAKGATIQNKKGGQRTDNFIFPAVLYPVTKEMRVYNEEQFGPLIPVKPFSNINEIIDEISDSKYGQQISLFGEDPHELSPLIDMLVNMLCRVNLNSLCQRGPDVFPFTGRKDSAVGTLSVHDALRSFSIRTFVSFQNNDYNDRIVENLLRTGASNFINTDFIL